One genomic segment of Streptomyces sp. TLI_146 includes these proteins:
- a CDS encoding nitronate monooxygenase family protein: MPFQPDRLSVPLVQAPMAGGASTPELAAAVSEVGGLGFLAAGYRTAQGMREQIVRIRELTGGPFGVNLFVPGPVAASSAEAVAAYREELLADAAEFGVTLPVPAEEGDDDGWDEKLDVLVREPVPVVSFTFGLPGASVVEALHRAGSHLIGTATTVAEAEAAEALGVDALCLQGPDAGGHRATHDAAAEPSDLPLPDLLAAARERVRIPLIAAGGLGTGEDIAAVLAAGAVAAQLGTVYLRTHESGASRTHQDALVDPRFTETVVTRAFSGRPARGLRNRFIDAHDATAPDAYPQVHHLTKGLRAAAAKSGDAERLHLWAGSRHRLARAVPATVLTRDLWEETRAAAG; this comes from the coding sequence ATGCCGTTCCAGCCCGACCGACTCTCCGTTCCGCTCGTCCAGGCGCCGATGGCGGGCGGCGCCTCCACCCCCGAACTGGCCGCGGCCGTGAGCGAAGTGGGCGGACTCGGCTTCCTGGCCGCCGGATACCGCACCGCGCAGGGCATGCGGGAGCAGATCGTCCGGATCCGGGAGCTGACGGGCGGCCCGTTCGGGGTCAACCTCTTCGTACCGGGTCCTGTGGCCGCGTCGAGCGCCGAGGCGGTGGCCGCCTACCGCGAGGAGCTCCTCGCCGACGCCGCCGAGTTCGGCGTCACCCTGCCCGTACCCGCCGAGGAGGGCGACGACGACGGGTGGGACGAGAAGCTCGACGTCCTGGTGCGCGAGCCCGTGCCGGTGGTGTCCTTCACCTTCGGCCTGCCCGGCGCATCCGTCGTCGAGGCGCTGCACCGGGCGGGCAGCCATCTGATCGGGACCGCCACCACGGTCGCCGAGGCCGAGGCGGCCGAGGCCCTCGGGGTGGACGCGCTCTGCCTCCAGGGCCCGGACGCGGGCGGCCACCGGGCCACCCACGACGCCGCGGCCGAGCCGTCGGACCTGCCGCTGCCCGACCTGCTGGCGGCCGCCCGCGAGCGGGTGCGGATCCCCCTGATCGCGGCGGGCGGCCTCGGCACCGGCGAGGACATCGCCGCCGTGCTGGCGGCCGGTGCCGTCGCCGCGCAGCTCGGTACCGTCTATCTGCGCACCCATGAGTCGGGGGCCTCGCGGACGCACCAGGACGCGCTCGTCGACCCGCGCTTCACCGAGACCGTGGTCACGCGCGCGTTCTCCGGACGGCCCGCGCGGGGCCTGCGCAACCGGTTCATCGACGCCCACGACGCGACCGCCCCCGATGCGTATCCGCAGGTCCACCACCTGACCAAGGGGCTGCGCGCCGCCGCGGCCAAGAGCGGGGACGCCGAGCGGCTCCATCTGTGGGCGGGCAGCCGCCACCGCCTGGCCCGGGCCGTACCGGCCACCGTCCTCACCCGCGACCTGTGGGAGGAGACCCGGGCGGCCGCCGGGTGA